In one Watersipora subatra chromosome 6, tzWatSuba1.1, whole genome shotgun sequence genomic region, the following are encoded:
- the LOC137398325 gene encoding uncharacterized protein produces the protein MAELEGVIKAINMAMKWNLKNVTILTDSATIFGWVKSVLQDCKRPKVSGLSEMLVKRRLNLLYDLISVDRTWYLATERWGPTVKKKDIEEVVKHCHVCKRVDPAPAHWETGQVDMESDWYRLATDITHYQGIPYLTVIGCGPSRLAIWRKLRNETSPAVMEQLDHIFCERGSPVEILSDNGPCYRSFKPLLDKWGINHIYSCAFRASGNGVIKRNYRNIKRMLACSDGTVNDMLYWYNNFSNADGVVPFRRLFNYNPQKQETTRISAKRDISLNPYKVGDQVYVKPGNAKCTSVWKTGKVTSLVSNTAVKVDDKTRHIRDIRFCWRVDKQPATLDCELDIANTNTNESTEG, from the exons ATGGCAGAGTTAGAAGGAGTTATCAAAGCAATCAATATGGCTATGAAATGGAATCTCAAAAATGTGACAATTTTGACAGACTCTGCCACAATATTTGGATGGGTGAAATCTGTATTACAGGACTGTAAAAGACCAAAGGTGAGCGGCCTCAGTGAAATGCTGGTGAAGCGACGCCTCAATCTTCTATATGATCTAATCA GCGTTGATCGTACATGGTATTTAGCCACAGAAAGGTGGGGGCCTACTGTAAAAAAGAAAGACATTGAAGAAGTAGTGAAGCACTGTCATGTGTGCAAACGAGTCGATCCTGCACCAGCTCATTGGGAAACTGGTCAAGTAGACATGGAAAGTGATTGGTATCGTTTAGCAACTGATATAACACACTACCAGGGAATCCCGTACTTGACTGTTATTGGCTGTGGACCGAGCAGGTTGGCAATTTGGAGAAAGTTAAGAAACGAAACTTCTCCCGCTGTCATGGAACAGTTAGACCACATATTTTGTGAGCGCGGGTCTCCAGTGGAAATATTGTCAGATAATGGACCTTGCTATAGATCGTTCAAGCCTCTTCTTGACAAATGGGGTATAAATCATATTTACAGTTGTGCTTTTAGAGCTTCTGGCAATGGAGTGATAAAACGCAATTATCGTAATATTAAACGCATGCTTGCCTGCTCCGATGGCACTGTCAATGACATGCTATATTGGTACAACAATTTTTCTAATGCCGATGGTGTTGTGCCATTTAGGagattgtttaattacaatcctcagaaacaagaaactactagaATATCGGCTAAACGGGACATTAGTTTAAACCCTTACAAAGTGGGTGACCAGGTGTATGTAAAACCAGGTAACGCCAAATGCACATCAGTGTGGAAAACTGGTAAGGTAACTTCCTTGGTCTCCAACACAGCGGTTAAAGTGGATGACAAGACTCGCCATATAAGAGACATAAGATTTTGTTGGAGAGTTGATAAACAGCCAGCTACTTTAGACTGTGAGTTAGACATagctaatactaatactaacgAGTCA